A window of the Virgibacillus pantothenticus genome harbors these coding sequences:
- the hslV gene encoding ATP-dependent protease subunit HslV, which translates to MTNEMHATTIFAIRHNGKCAMSGDGQVTMGNAVIMKHKAKKVRTLFKGQVLAGFAGSVADAFTLFEKFEGKLETYNGNLPRAAVELAKEWRSDKVLRKLEALLIVMNKEHMFLVSGTGEVIEPDDGILAIGSGGNYALSAGRALARHSKELSAKEIAQAALEIAGEVCVYTNNHITLEVLE; encoded by the coding sequence ATGACCAATGAAATGCATGCTACCACTATTTTTGCCATCCGCCATAATGGGAAATGTGCGATGAGCGGTGATGGTCAAGTTACGATGGGAAATGCAGTAATTATGAAACATAAAGCAAAGAAAGTTCGTACCTTGTTTAAAGGGCAAGTATTGGCTGGGTTTGCCGGATCTGTGGCTGATGCATTTACTCTCTTTGAGAAATTTGAAGGGAAATTAGAGACATATAATGGCAATTTGCCCAGAGCGGCTGTGGAACTGGCGAAAGAATGGCGTAGTGATAAGGTGTTGCGAAAGCTTGAAGCACTATTGATTGTAATGAATAAAGAGCATATGTTTTTAGTTTCTGGAACGGGTGAAGTCATTGAGCCTGATGACGGAATTTTAGCAATTGGTTCTGGTGGAAACTATGCGCTTAGTGCAGGTAGAGCTTTAGCAAGACATTCTAAAGAATTATCCGCCAAGGAAATTGCGCAAGCGGCCTTAGAGATTGCTGGAGAAGTATGTGTGTATACGAACAATCACATCACACTAGAGGTATTGGAGTAA
- the xerC gene encoding tyrosine recombinase XerC, with protein MNNFRKYWQSFKEYLQIEKNASPYTVKYYLNDLEGFFSFLNAEGIANLYEVDGRIVRVFLNALYDQQLSRRSVSRKISTLRTFYKYLEREDVVTTNPFSAIRLPKTESTIPGFLYTKELEKLFEVNDLTHPLGQRDQALLELLYATGMRVSECQQLVLENIDFFIGTVFVMGKGRKERYIPYGKFAEIALETYIQDGRKTLLAKSNQPTDVLFLNNRGFPLTERGIRDVLNRMVKKAALTVHVHPHKLRHTFATHLLNEGADLRSVQELLGHENLSTTQIYTHVTKDHLRRVYMKSHPRAND; from the coding sequence TTGAATAATTTCAGGAAATATTGGCAATCCTTTAAGGAGTACTTACAAATAGAAAAAAATGCTTCACCATACACTGTTAAATATTATTTAAATGATCTGGAAGGGTTTTTTTCTTTTTTAAATGCTGAAGGGATAGCTAATCTCTATGAAGTCGACGGACGGATTGTTCGTGTGTTTTTAAATGCCCTGTATGACCAGCAATTAAGCAGGAGATCTGTTTCCCGGAAAATATCGACGTTGCGAACGTTTTATAAATATTTAGAACGCGAAGATGTGGTAACAACCAACCCATTTTCTGCTATTCGTTTACCTAAAACGGAAAGCACCATCCCGGGATTTTTGTACACAAAAGAGCTAGAAAAACTATTTGAAGTGAATGATTTAACGCATCCATTAGGCCAACGGGACCAAGCCTTATTAGAGTTGCTTTACGCTACGGGAATGCGGGTAAGCGAATGTCAGCAATTGGTTTTAGAAAACATCGATTTTTTCATTGGAACGGTGTTTGTAATGGGAAAGGGCAGAAAAGAACGTTATATTCCGTATGGAAAATTTGCTGAAATTGCTTTAGAAACATACATACAGGATGGAAGGAAGACGTTGCTAGCCAAATCTAACCAACCTACAGACGTATTATTTCTTAATAACCGTGGATTTCCGTTAACAGAAAGAGGAATTCGGGATGTATTAAACCGAATGGTGAAAAAAGCAGCTTTAACCGTACACGTACATCCGCATAAATTGCGTCACACTTTCGCTACACATCTCTTGAACGAAGGTGCCGATTTACGCAGCGTTCAAGAATTGTTAGGTCATGAAAATTTGTCAACCACACAAATTTATACTCATGTGACGAAAGATCATTTGCGACGTGTTTATATGAAAAGTCACCCAAGAGCGAATGATTAA
- the topA gene encoding type I DNA topoisomerase, with translation MSDYLVIVESPAKAKTIERYLGKKYKVKASMGHVRDLPKSQMGVDAENDYAPKYITIRGKGDVVKDLKAAAKKAKKIYLAADPDREGEAIAWHLAHILNIDEQSECRVVFNEITKEAIKESFKHPRSINMNLVDAQQARRILDRLVGYNISPLLWKKVKKGLSAGRVQSVAVKLIIDREKEIENFKPEEYWSIDAQFLKDKELFQGSFYGVNGKKVALKTEADVKEIKQMLQGDQFTVDKVNKKERRRNPAQPFTTSSLQQEAARKLNFKAKKTMMVAQQLYEGIDLGRQSGGITGLITYMRTDSTRISETAKNETKSYISEQYGREYLGPNKQAKQSESAQDAHEAIRPTSVLREPNTLKSILSRDQLRLYKLIWERFLASQMAAAVMDTMTVHLLNNNVEFRATGSKIKFKGFMKVYVEGNDDNKKDENKLLPALTEGMKVKAQEIKPNQHFTQPPPRYTEARLVKTMEELGIGRPSTYAPTLDTIQRRGYVSVDNKRFVPTELGTIVLELVEEFFPKIIDVDFTAQMENDLDAVEEGRTEWVKIIDQFYQEFEKRLKKAEQEMEKVEIKDEPAGIECENCGHEMVYKMGRYGKFLACSNFPECRNTKPILKKIGVNCPKCKNGEIVERKSKKRRTFYGCDQFPECDFVSWDKPISRPCPKCNALLVEKKAKKGTQIQCTNCEYKEEVQK, from the coding sequence ATGTCAGATTATCTAGTAATCGTCGAATCGCCTGCGAAGGCAAAGACGATTGAACGTTATTTAGGCAAAAAATATAAAGTAAAGGCTTCAATGGGTCATGTGAGAGATTTACCAAAAAGTCAAATGGGTGTTGATGCAGAAAATGATTATGCACCAAAGTACATCACGATTCGCGGAAAAGGGGATGTCGTTAAGGACTTAAAGGCTGCTGCAAAAAAAGCAAAGAAAATTTACCTTGCCGCTGACCCGGATCGAGAAGGGGAAGCTATCGCTTGGCATCTAGCGCATATTTTAAATATTGATGAACAATCAGAATGCAGGGTTGTATTCAATGAGATTACGAAAGAAGCGATTAAAGAGTCGTTTAAGCACCCTAGATCGATAAATATGAACTTAGTGGATGCACAACAAGCAAGAAGAATATTGGATCGTCTTGTCGGATACAATATTAGTCCATTATTATGGAAGAAGGTTAAAAAGGGTTTAAGTGCAGGTCGTGTACAATCTGTTGCTGTCAAATTAATTATCGACCGTGAAAAAGAAATAGAAAACTTTAAGCCTGAAGAGTACTGGTCAATAGATGCACAGTTTTTAAAGGATAAAGAACTATTTCAAGGTTCGTTTTATGGGGTGAATGGAAAAAAAGTAGCTTTAAAAACGGAAGCAGATGTAAAAGAAATTAAACAAATGCTTCAAGGTGACCAGTTCACGGTTGATAAAGTGAATAAAAAAGAGCGGAGACGAAATCCAGCTCAACCTTTCACCACTTCTTCCTTACAACAGGAAGCCGCTAGAAAACTGAATTTCAAAGCAAAGAAAACTATGATGGTTGCTCAGCAATTATATGAAGGAATCGATCTTGGACGTCAATCGGGTGGAATAACTGGTTTAATTACGTATATGCGTACAGACTCAACAAGAATCTCTGAAACAGCTAAAAATGAAACCAAATCGTATATAAGCGAACAATATGGGAGAGAGTACCTTGGACCAAATAAGCAAGCAAAACAATCAGAGTCTGCTCAAGATGCGCATGAGGCTATTCGACCAACATCTGTGTTAAGAGAGCCAAATACACTCAAATCGATTCTTTCGAGAGATCAGCTCCGGTTATACAAATTAATTTGGGAACGTTTTTTAGCCAGTCAGATGGCTGCTGCTGTAATGGACACCATGACAGTCCATTTATTAAATAATAATGTAGAGTTTCGAGCTACGGGATCGAAAATTAAGTTTAAAGGTTTTATGAAAGTGTACGTTGAAGGAAATGATGATAATAAAAAAGATGAAAATAAACTGCTTCCAGCATTGACAGAAGGCATGAAAGTGAAAGCACAGGAAATAAAGCCAAACCAACACTTTACACAGCCACCTCCAAGATACACGGAAGCGAGATTAGTAAAAACGATGGAAGAGCTTGGGATTGGCCGCCCATCTACTTATGCACCAACGTTGGATACTATTCAAAGGAGAGGCTATGTAAGTGTTGATAATAAGCGGTTTGTCCCAACGGAATTAGGGACTATTGTATTGGAACTAGTTGAGGAATTTTTCCCGAAGATTATTGATGTGGATTTCACTGCTCAAATGGAAAATGATTTAGATGCTGTTGAAGAAGGGCGTACAGAATGGGTGAAAATCATTGACCAATTCTATCAAGAATTTGAAAAACGCTTGAAAAAAGCAGAGCAGGAAATGGAAAAAGTGGAAATAAAAGATGAACCAGCAGGAATTGAATGTGAAAACTGTGGTCACGAAATGGTTTATAAAATGGGAAGATACGGGAAGTTTTTAGCTTGCTCTAACTTTCCAGAGTGTAGAAACACGAAGCCGATCTTAAAGAAGATAGGTGTGAATTGTCCTAAATGTAAGAATGGGGAAATTGTAGAAAGAAAATCAAAAAAGCGTCGCACATTTTATGGTTGCGATCAGTTTCCTGAATGTGACTTTGTTTCATGGGATAAACCCATTTCACGCCCTTGCCCTAAATGTAATGCGTTATTGGTGGAGAAGAAAGCGAAAAAGGGAACGCAAATTCAATGTACAAATTGCGAATATAAAGAAGAAGTACAGAAGTAA
- the dprA gene encoding DNA-processing protein DprA encodes MINNVRFRLIHLSRCEGITRRWIQKVLKQDISLLHLYQMSPEQISHAYSLPFKNAADLYQNLHCDMLIKRTKSEMANHHIITILDKRFPSMLKAIHDPPLVLYGKGDLRLLNYMPSISVIGSRNPSAEAKKKVAFLIEPLIQNKWLIVSGMAKGVDQFAHEITLENCGKTIAVLGSGFHYIYPKENRQLFQDIVNKGLVLSEYPPTTRPARHHFPERNRIISGLSFGTLVIEAKKRSGTMITVDQALEQGREVFTVPGSIFMDQTEGCHQLIRDGAQLVTNASDILEEWDSIYKKDLFSRIKSL; translated from the coding sequence ATGATAAATAACGTTCGATTTCGTTTAATTCATTTAAGCCGCTGCGAAGGAATCACCAGGCGCTGGATACAAAAAGTCTTAAAGCAAGATATCTCTCTTTTACATCTATATCAAATGTCTCCTGAACAAATAAGCCACGCTTATTCCCTCCCCTTTAAAAATGCTGCAGATCTTTATCAAAACCTTCATTGTGATATGCTTATAAAACGAACGAAATCAGAAATGGCGAATCATCATATAATTACTATTCTTGACAAACGTTTCCCATCTATGTTAAAAGCTATTCATGATCCACCACTGGTGCTATATGGAAAAGGTGACTTGCGTTTATTAAACTATATGCCATCCATAAGTGTGATCGGCTCGAGAAATCCCTCTGCAGAAGCAAAGAAAAAAGTAGCTTTTTTAATAGAACCATTAATTCAAAACAAATGGTTAATTGTTAGTGGCATGGCAAAAGGAGTAGATCAGTTTGCACATGAAATAACTCTAGAAAACTGTGGGAAAACGATAGCTGTATTAGGGAGTGGCTTTCATTATATTTATCCAAAAGAAAACAGGCAACTGTTTCAAGATATTGTTAATAAAGGTCTCGTTCTGTCCGAATATCCTCCAACAACTCGACCTGCAAGGCACCATTTTCCAGAACGGAACAGAATTATTAGTGGGCTAAGCTTTGGCACATTAGTTATTGAAGCAAAAAAGAGAAGTGGTACAATGATAACTGTTGATCAAGCATTGGAGCAAGGAAGAGAAGTATTCACTGTTCCAGGGTCTATATTTATGGACCAGACAGAGGGCTGTCACCAATTAATTCGGGATGGAGCTCAACTAGTTACGAATGCAAGTGACATATTGGAAGAATGGGATTCGATCTATAAAAAAGATTTGTTTAGCCGTATAAAAAGCCTCTGA
- the sucD gene encoding succinate--CoA ligase subunit alpha, giving the protein MSVYVNKDTKVIVQGITGGTAKFHTKQMLEYGTKIVGGVTPKKGGTEVEGVPVFNTVIEAVKATDATASVIYVPAQFAADAILEAVDAELDLVICITEHIPVMDMVKVKRYMEGKKTRLVGPNCPGVITADESKIGIMPGYIHKKGHIGVVSRSGTLTYEAVHQLSEAGYGQTTAVGIGGDPVNGTNFIDVLEAFNNDPETYAVMMIGEIGGTAEEEAAEWVKANMTKPVVGFIGGATAPPGKRMGHAGAIISGGKGTAEEKIRIMNECGIKVAETPAVMGETMIRALEENGLKEKCKTH; this is encoded by the coding sequence ATGAGTGTATATGTCAATAAAGATACGAAAGTAATTGTCCAAGGAATAACAGGTGGCACAGCTAAGTTTCATACTAAACAAATGCTTGAATATGGTACGAAAATTGTTGGTGGTGTAACACCGAAAAAAGGCGGTACAGAGGTTGAAGGAGTACCTGTGTTCAATACAGTAATTGAAGCAGTAAAAGCTACAGATGCAACAGCTTCTGTCATTTACGTTCCCGCGCAGTTTGCAGCAGATGCCATTTTAGAAGCGGTAGACGCAGAACTAGACTTAGTTATTTGTATTACAGAACATATTCCAGTTATGGATATGGTGAAAGTCAAGCGTTATATGGAAGGGAAGAAAACGCGATTAGTCGGTCCAAACTGCCCGGGAGTAATTACTGCTGATGAAAGTAAAATTGGAATCATGCCTGGTTATATTCATAAAAAAGGCCATATCGGTGTCGTATCCCGTTCAGGAACATTAACATACGAAGCGGTACATCAATTGTCAGAAGCTGGTTACGGGCAAACAACAGCTGTTGGTATTGGTGGAGACCCTGTCAACGGGACTAACTTTATCGATGTATTAGAGGCCTTTAATAATGACCCAGAAACATATGCAGTGATGATGATTGGTGAAATCGGCGGTACAGCAGAAGAAGAAGCTGCCGAATGGGTAAAAGCAAATATGACGAAGCCTGTTGTTGGCTTTATAGGTGGCGCAACAGCTCCTCCAGGAAAACGAATGGGACATGCTGGTGCTATTATATCGGGTGGAAAAGGAACGGCAGAGGAAAAAATCCGGATTATGAACGAGTGTGGGATTAAAGTCGCTGAAACTCCTGCAGTAATGGGTGAAACGATGATTCGTGCTCTTGAAGAAAATGGCTTAAAAGAGAAATGCAAAACGCATTAA
- the sucC gene encoding ADP-forming succinate--CoA ligase subunit beta, which yields MNIHEYQGKEILRQYGVKVPNGHVAYTVDEAVEAAEKLGSDVTVVKAQIHAGGRGKAGGVKIAKNLDEVRTYADEILGKTLVTHQTGPQGQEVRRLLIEEGCDIQNEYYIGVVLDRASSRVVMMASEEGGTEIEEVAAATPEKIFKEVIDPVVGLTGFQARRLAFNINIPHELLGKATKFMMSLYTAFVEKDCSIAEINPLVTTGDGEVLALDSKLNFDDNALFRQKEIMDLRDFDEEDEKEIEASKYDLSYISLDGNIGCMVNGAGLAMSTMDIIKHYGGEPANFLDVGGGATAEKVTEAFKIILSDKNVKGIFVNIFGGIMKCDVIAEGVVEATKQVGLEIPLVVRLEGTNVAKGKEILEASGLNITSANSMADGAEKIVSMVK from the coding sequence ATGAACATTCATGAGTATCAAGGCAAAGAGATTTTGCGACAATACGGCGTTAAAGTTCCTAATGGGCATGTTGCCTATACAGTTGATGAAGCTGTAGAAGCTGCTGAAAAATTAGGAAGCGATGTCACGGTAGTAAAAGCACAAATTCATGCTGGTGGACGTGGCAAAGCTGGCGGCGTAAAAATAGCTAAAAACTTGGATGAAGTGCGTACATATGCCGATGAAATTCTCGGTAAAACGTTAGTAACGCATCAAACAGGTCCCCAAGGTCAAGAAGTGAGACGCTTGTTAATTGAAGAGGGATGCGATATTCAAAATGAATATTATATTGGCGTAGTACTCGATCGTGCTAGCTCACGTGTCGTTATGATGGCTTCTGAAGAAGGTGGTACAGAAATCGAAGAGGTAGCTGCTGCTACACCTGAAAAGATTTTTAAAGAAGTCATTGATCCCGTCGTTGGATTAACAGGTTTCCAAGCTCGTAGATTGGCATTTAATATTAATATTCCACATGAATTATTAGGAAAAGCTACAAAATTTATGATGAGTCTATATACAGCATTTGTTGAAAAGGATTGTTCCATTGCTGAAATAAATCCATTGGTAACGACTGGAGACGGGGAAGTATTAGCTTTGGATTCTAAACTAAATTTTGATGACAACGCTTTATTCCGTCAAAAGGAAATTATGGATTTGCGTGATTTTGATGAAGAAGATGAAAAAGAAATAGAAGCTTCCAAGTACGATCTAAGCTATATTTCATTGGATGGAAACATTGGCTGCATGGTAAATGGAGCTGGTCTCGCTATGTCTACAATGGACATTATTAAGCATTATGGTGGAGAGCCTGCTAATTTCCTTGATGTTGGAGGCGGTGCTACAGCGGAAAAGGTAACGGAAGCATTTAAAATCATTTTATCTGACAAGAATGTAAAAGGTATTTTCGTTAATATTTTCGGTGGAATTATGAAATGTGATGTGATCGCTGAAGGCGTCGTAGAAGCAACGAAACAAGTAGGTTTAGAAATCCCGTTAGTTGTTCGCTTAGAAGGGACAAACGTTGCCAAAGGAAAGGAAATTCTTGAAGCTTCAGGATTGAATATTACCTCAGCTAATTCAATGGCTGATGGTGCGGAAAAGATTGTTTCCATGGTAAAGTAA